Proteins from a genomic interval of Crassostrea angulata isolate pt1a10 chromosome 7, ASM2561291v2, whole genome shotgun sequence:
- the LOC128192460 gene encoding nephrin-like isoform X3 — protein MKELIAALLGVLALYIPVGDCVQEFEQRPMNKSVIEGQNVMLECSVRDLAGALQWSKGGIMLGLDPNLPGFARYSIISNTPSQYNLMIESSRLSDDSYYECQASPAGGNPPLKAKAYLTVQVPPEQPEILGYRNASTVALSPDDNQLIMICEVRNGHPAATIEWYRNGNLVVENVRYSSEPTTSGSKLMTARSTITISNIADHHNSIYMCRAKNDALGNNWMQTFVKLNVLSPPGTPEITGYSSGQVIREGDTVRLLCVSRGGNPLPQVKWYRNSEQIDISYTTDSVDARSLNEYTFSVRRVDNDAVYRCEASNTASAAPLTSEVSLNVYFPPQSATIRGGGIPVKAGQQVTLTCESSLSNPKAVITWYSRGKIITANSDTVYTPGSNGGFTSRSSVTVTMSEQENNAMYICNAVSDNRAPVATANVTLSVLYPPGAPTIEGYSDSDHVVEDRAARMTCKSVGGNPTATLRWFKGNEPLVSVSSTSGNMVTSELSFLPTPGDNNAIYRCEATNSAINLPLTAVVKLNVYFAPKSVNVSMNPAQPVSGQPLNLYCTSESSNPPATIVWIKNHDQTREIRGVTEGTRPAPNGGSSTTSRLEIMPSSSDHNATYYCKAKNEYINKSTSDGLRISIQFGPVFEPSIALIEMIEKESKTFEMRAVANPTSITYTLYKGGQQSSSFTPNNGKLVISNVRREEAGNYSLKATNSIGSAYHHFQVKVKFPAEITRFQGTVYANEGESASIICGVNGNPVVDNMASWSRPGFDMSKTNQVYSNSERLSQITIHDLLRTDSGKFICTADNKVSPPKRREASLVVRYFAGIDKSRQYAKAGGKHGDTVTLTCKAEGTPDMTFTWSREGEQLQTDSKFAIRSTSASSIFDTHFVSKLTVRGISKADYGTYTCKARNDRGEDQFNIQLNGTSKPDPPYDMTFVNSTKNSITFSWKPGFNGGLDQEFQIQYQRKGSTVVTTTSIDVDKSADRIVHTIKGLELGHEYKIDVLAINELGKTWDEQQFSAKTAVSSGSNTGDSATPATRQSGDDTPVMIILVVCIVGICLLALNIALIFFFVRRRRKRLSHNGTSNHTNALELYAPGKDNTYPMYPKTPSDEYNSYGTYEKNMDDLSDDFRNYEHIDQKSTSTHSSNIQCNCYTVRVSSRVNRGSCCLVPESSGSSGQPMAKGKSFLKMETIEETN, from the exons ATGAAGGAATTAATAGCTGCCTTGTTGGGAGTCCTGGCCCTCTATATTCCAGTCG GTGATTGTGTTCAAGAATTTGAGCAGCGTCCAATGAACAAGAGCGTTATTGAGGGACAGAATGTCATGCTTGAGTGTTCTGTCCGAGATTTGGCTGGAGCCCTTCAGTGGTCCAAAGGAGGAATCATGCTCG GTTTGGACCCTAATCTTCCTGGATTTGCCAGATATTCCATCATCAGTAACACACCCTCTCAGTACAACTTAATGATAGAGAGTTCCAGGCTGTCCGACGATTCTTACTATGAGTGTCAGGCCTCTCCTGCTGGAGGGAACCCACCCCTGAAGGCAAAGGCCTACCTCACAGTGCAAG TACCCCCTGAACAACCAGAAATTCTTGGGTATCGTAATGCAAGCACAGTTGCCCTCAGTCCGGATGACAATCAGCTGATCATGATTTGTGAGGTACGGAATGGCCATCCAGCAGCCACCATTGAGTGGTACCGCAACGGTAATCTAGTGGTAGAAAATGTTCGCTACTCATCGGAGCCGACAACGAGTGGAAGTAAGCTGATGACAGCCAGAAGTACCATTACCATCTCCAACATCGCAGACCACCACAACTCTATATACATGTGTCGCGCCAAAAATGATGCATTGGGAAACAACTGGATGCAAACCTTTGTTAAACTCAATGTTCTGT CTCCCCCAGGCACCCCAGAAATCACAGGCTATTCGTCAGGTCAGGTGATTCGTGAGGGGGACACCGTGAGGCTGCTGTGTGTGTCAAGGGGAGGAAACCCACTACCTCAGGTGAAGTGGTACAGGAACAGTGAACAGATTGACATATCGTATACCACTGACTCAGTGGACGCCAGGTCTCTGAACGAGTACACATTCTCTGTCAGGAGGGTGGACAATGACGCCGTCTACAGATGTGAGGCCTCCAACACTGCCAGCGCGGCTCCTCTCACCTCCGAGGTCTCCCTCAATGTCTATT TTCCTCCCCAGTCAGCTACAATAAGAGGAGGAGGTATTCCAGTGAAGGCTGGACAGCAGGTGACCTTGACCTGTGAGTCTTCCCTCAGCAACCCCAAGGCTGTGATAACCTGGTACAGTCGGGGGAAGATCATCACTGCTAACAGTGACACAGTGTACACCCCGGGGAGCAATGGGGGATTCACCTCGCGGTCCTCTGTCACAGTGACTATGTCGGAACAGGAGAACAATGCCATGTACATCTGTAATGCTGTCAGTGATAACAGGGCACCTGTAGCCACCGCCAATGTCACCCTCAGTGTGTTGT ACCCTCCTGGAGCCCCTACAATAGAGGGCTACAGTGACAGTGACCATGTGGTTGAGGACCGGGCAGCGAGGATGACCTGTAAATCTGTGGGTGGTAATCCCACCGCCACCCTCAGGTGGTTCAAGG GTAATGAGCCTTTGGTGTCGGTGTCCAGCACAAGTGGTAACATGGTGACATCAGAGTTATCCTTCCTGCCCACTCCCGGCGACAACAATGCCATCTACAGATGCGAGGCCACCAACTCTGCCATCAATCTGCCGCTGACCGCCGTGGTCAAGCTCAATGTTTACT TTGCTCCGAAGAGTGTGAATGTGTCTATGAACCCTGCTCAGCCTGTATCGGGCCAGCCCCTCAATCTCTACTGTACATCGGAGTCCAGTAACCCACCCGCCACCATTGTCTGGATCAAAAATCACGACCAAAC GAGAGAGATCCGTGGGGTGACGGAGGGAACCCGCCCCGCCCCCAATGGTGGTTCCAGTACTACCAGTCGTCTAGAGATCATGCCCTCCTCCAGCGACCACAATGCTACATACTACTGTAAGGCGAAGAATGAATACATCAACAAGTCAACAAGTGATGGACTGCGCATCAGCATTCAAT ttgGTCCGGTGTTTGAACCGTCAATTGCCCTGATAGAAATGATCGAAAAAGAATCCAAGACCTTTGAGATGAGGGCAGTGGCCAACCCAACCTCTATCACCTACACACTGTACAAGGGCGGCCAGCAGTCCAGTAGCTTCACGCCAAATAACGGCAAGCTGGTAATCAGTAATGTCAGGAGAGAGGAAGCAGGAAACTACTCACTGAAGGCTACCAACTCCATAGGCAGCGCGTACCACCACTTCCAAGTCAAAGTCAAGT TCCCAGCTGAAATCACAAGGTTTCAAGGAACAGTGTATGCCAATGAGGGAGAATCAGCCTCCATAATCTGTGGGGTTAACGGAAATCCCGTGGTGGACAATATGGCGAGCTGGTCTCGACCAGGGTTCGACATGTCAAAGACCAATCAGGTTTATAGTAACTCAGAAAGACTCAGCCAGATCACAATACATGACTTGCTGCGAACAGACTCGGGGAAGTTCATCTGTACGGCGGATAATAAAGTGTCACCGCCCAAGCGCAGAGAGGCCAGTCTTGTGGTCAGAT attttgcTGGAATTGACAAGTCAAGACAGTATGCCAAGGCTGGCGGGAAACATGGCGATACAGTGACCCTAACCTGTAAAGCCGAGGGGACCCCAGACATGACCTTCACCTGGTCAAGG GAAGGGGAGCAGCTACAGACAGACAGCAAGTTTGCCATCAGATCGACTTCAGCATCCAGTATCTTCGACACTCACTTTGTGAGTAAACTGACGGTGAGGGGAATCTCCAAGGCAGACTACGGAACATACACCTGTAAAGCCCGAAACGACAGGGGGGAGGACCAGTTTAATATCCAACTCAACGGCACAA gtaAACCTGATCCCCCCTATGATATGACGTTTGTGAACTCCACTAAGAACAGTATCACTTTTTCCTGGAAGCCTGGATTTAATGGTGGGCTTGACCAGGAATTTCAAATTCAGTACCAGAGAAAGGGTTCCACGGTTGTCACCACAACAAGTATAGATGTTGACAAGAGTGCGGACAGAATCGTTCACACAATCAAAG GGTTGGAGCTAGGTCATGAATACAAAATAGATGTGTTGGCAATTAATGAGTTGGGAAAGACTTGGGATGAGCAACAATTCTCAGCCAAAACAGCAG TGTCCTCAGGGTCGAACACTGGGGACTCAGCGACCCCAGCCACCAGACAGAGTGGGGACGACACCCCCGTCATGATCATTCTCGTCGTCTGCATTGTCGGAATCTGCCTCCTCGCTCTCAACATCGCTCTCATCTTCTTCTTTGTCAGGCGAAGGAGAAAGAGACTCA GCCACAATGGTACCAGTAACCACACTAATGCCTTAGAATTGTATGCCCCAGGCAAAGACAACACATACCCCATGTACCCCAAGACCCCCTCGGATGAGTACAACAGTTATGGAACTTACGAAAAGAACATGGATGACTTATCAGATGATTTCCGCAACTATGAG CATATTGACCAAAAAAGCACAAGTACCCATAGCTCCAATATACAATGCAACTGTTATACGGTGCGAGTGAGTTCCCGCGTTAATAGAGGGAGCTGCTGTCTGGTGCCAGAGTCGTCGGGCTCCTCGGGG CAACCAATGGCGAAaggaaaaagttttttaaaaatggaaacCATTGAGGAAACCAATTAG